The DNA sequence CTTGTAAATATCTTCACCGAAGTACCGGGCAATCTGTAGAAATGGCTGCACTTTTTGGTAACCGGGCACTGGGGAGAGCATATTGAGGTCCTCATCCAAAAAAACAACGGTCGGATAGCTTAAACGGCCTTGCAACAAGGCAGCCGCCAATTCGTGATAACCTCTTTTGCCTGAGGGTACATATTTAAAAGTTTTACCTTGATATTCTATAGGCTCTTTGCCTTCAGCATCCATTTTGACCATATGGAAGTTTTGTTGCATGTAAGCGGCCACTTCCGGATGCTGAAAAGTATCTTTATCCATTTTCTTGCACCACCCACACCAATCGGTGTAGACATCTATGAACACCTTTTTGGAGTTTCCCTCATTTTTGGTAAGGGCCACGGCTTCTTCCCAAGTAAGCCAATCGATTTCTTGGGCACTGAGCGTTGTGGCAAAAAGTAGGGTCAAAACAAAAGCAATCGTCCGCATCATCATTTATTTGAGGGTTTAGTCTTATGACCGTATCAAAACTAACGAAAATTGTGCCAAAAAAGTATTCAAGTCAAGAGTTGCGAAAAGGCGATCAAAAGGGCGATCAGCAAACACAAAGGGCTATAGTAGCGGGAGTCCATTCTGGCAAACAGGGTGTCCCTGATCGATTTGAAAAACCCTACATACTTGAAATCACCCACAGCACGTATCAAAAAAAGAAAACCCAAGGCAATCTCAGCGTAGACCAATCCATCATATTTTAGATAATTAAGGGTTTTGTTCAAAAATAATAGTGCGGCCATTATTAAAAATAAGCCCACAAAAAAAGTCAAGTTTTTACTTGGGACGGTTGTTTCTTTGTCGGTAACCTTTTTTGGTATAACGGCTTCTGGATTTTTTATTCCATAGAAAGCCCAATAGATGTGTACGGCCCCCAATAAAATGAAAATGATGGATACTATCAGGGCAAAGGGAATCATATCATTTCGTGGATACTTTCTCCTTCTTTGACTCAAACAAGCCTTTCACATCGATTTGTCTATGCAGAATATCATCAAAGTTTTCCCGCTCACGAATCAAATGGGCCTTGCCTTGATACCAAAGTACCTCGGCTGGGCGATAGCGCGAATTATAGTTACTGGCCATGGTGAAGCAATAGGCACCTGCATTTTTGAAACAAAGAATATCGCCCTCAGAAATTTCATTGATTCGGCGATTGCTGCCAAAAGTATCGGTTTCGCAGATGTAACCGACCACAGAATAGTATCGCTCACGGCCGCTTGTATTTGAGATGTTGACAATTTCATGGGAAGCTCCATACAACATGGGTCGTATCAGGTGATTGAAACCAGAATCAACACTGGCAAAAACGGTCGAGGTGGTCTGTTTGACGACATTTACCTTGGCCAGAAAATAACCTGCTTCACTGACCA is a window from the Muricauda sp. SCSIO 65647 genome containing:
- a CDS encoding thioredoxin family protein, with product MRTIAFVLTLLFATTLSAQEIDWLTWEEAVALTKNEGNSKKVFIDVYTDWCGWCKKMDKDTFQHPEVAAYMQQNFHMVKMDAEGKEPIEYQGKTFKYVPSGKRGYHELAAALLQGRLSYPTVVFLDEDLNMLSPVPGYQKVQPFLQIARYFGEDIYKTQDWKTYSGIGK
- a CDS encoding DUF3995 domain-containing protein, whose translation is MIPFALIVSIIFILLGAVHIYWAFYGIKNPEAVIPKKVTDKETTVPSKNLTFFVGLFLIMAALLFLNKTLNYLKYDGLVYAEIALGFLFLIRAVGDFKYVGFFKSIRDTLFARMDSRYYSPLCLLIALLIAFSQLLT